In Quercus lobata isolate SW786 chromosome 12, ValleyOak3.0 Primary Assembly, whole genome shotgun sequence, a genomic segment contains:
- the LOC115970675 gene encoding calcium load-activated calcium channel homolog encodes MKTETPNSSSSSFTKVKISNKKSKNKRINCVEKSLKESSHDLSLIKFKFGAVVGLVLFIVFGLLNSLFDGKVVTKLPFKPFGIVMKMSDRGLHGDDVTDCSMPFLFQGEGNNDVVPH; translated from the coding sequence ATGAAAACCGAAACCCCAAATTCCTCGTCCTCCTCTTTCACAAAAGTCAAAATCAGCAACAAGAAATCCAAAAACAAGAGGATCAATTGCGTCGAGAAGAGTCTCAAGGAATCCAGCCATGACCTTTCTCTCATCAAGTTCAAGTTCGGTGCAGTGGTTGGGCTTGTTCTCTTCATCGTGTTTGGGCTCCTCAACTCCTTGTTTGATGGCAAGGTTGTGACCAAATTACCGTTCAAGCCCTTTGGGATTGTCATGAAGATGAGCGATAGAGGATTACACGGCGACGATGTCACCGATTGTTCGATGCCATTTTTGTTTCAGGGGGAGGGGAACAACGACGTCGTTCcccattaa